The DNA window GCGGGCCTGCGGCGTGCGGTCGTAGCGCACCGCGCCGCCGTGCGCCTCGGCGATCTTGCGCGTCAGGTACAGGCCCAGGCCGGTGCCGCGGCCCGCGCCGCCCGCGTGGAAGCGCTGGAACAGCCGCGCCTGGGCGCTGGTGGGTACGCCCGGTCCCTCGTCCTGCACGGTCAGGGTCGCCTCGTCGTCCGCGCGCACCGTAACGCGCACGGTGCCGCCGGGCGGGGAGAACTTCACGGCGTTCTCCACGAGGTTCTGCGCGGCCCGGCGCAGGTCGTGGCGCCGCCCGGCGACGCCCGCGCCCTCCAGGTCCGTCTCGATGGTCACCTGCCGCTCCTCGGCGCGCGTGCGCAGGTCGCCCACCACGCCCAGCACGACGTCGCGCAGGTTCACGCGGCCGCCCTCGCCCGGGCTGTCCTGGTCCTCGCCGCTCTCGTACTTGGCGACCAGCAGGAGCTGCTCGGCCAGGGACAGCAGCGTCTCGTTGGACTGGATGCCGTTGACCAGGGTGGCGCGGTACGCGTCCGGCAGGGGACCGTAGGCGCCGCGCAGGGCAGCGTGCATGTTCATGCCGTTCGCCATCAGCGGCGTGCGCAGGTCGTGCGAGAACGCGTACACGAGGTCGCGCAGCAGCTCTCCGCGCTCCGCGAGCTGCGCGCGGCTGCTGCGCAGTTCGTCGAGCAGCGCGGTGCGTTCCAGCAGGGGTTGCAGCGCCGCCGCCGCCTCGCCGGTCAGGGCGGGGGGCGTGACGGGCGCGGTCAGGAGGATCAGCAGGTCGCCGCTGTCCGGGCGGCGCAGCCGGGCCAGGAACACGTTCCCGCCGTCCGCCGCCCACAGGTCGCTGTCCGGGCCGCCGCTCACGCCGGACGGGCGGGCCAGGAACTCCAGCGGCAGCCGTTGCCCCAGCCGGCCGGTCACGGGCTCCCGGCCGGGCGCCGTGACCAGCGCGTGCGGCGCGCGCAGCGTGGCCTTCTCCAGCGCCCCGACCTCCACGCTCTGCGCGCCGGTCAGGCGCTGCAGGGCGTGGGCGGCGCGTTCCACGAACTCCGGCAGGCCCAGCGGCCCGCCCATGTCCTGTGCGAGCTGACGCAGCGCCCGCTCGCGCGTCAGCTGGCGCTCGTCCTCGCGCAGCTGCGCGGCGCGCTCGCTGGCCTGCCGCGCCCGGTGCGTGAGCCACCCGACCAGCAGCACCGCCAGGATGCTCACCGCGCGGTTGGCGAGGTCCGTGGTGTCCCAGCCGTCGCGCGTGCCGTTCACCAGGCCCGCGATCACGTTCGCCAGCACCGCCAGGCCCGTCAGCGGCCACGTGGCCCGGCCGGACGCGCCCAGCAGCGCGAAGGCCACCGACGCGCTCAGCAGCGTGCCCACCACCAGCGACGCCGGCGTGAGCATGTCCACCGTCAGCACGGCGGCCAGCAGCAGCAGCGCGACCGTCCACACGGTGCTGTCGGGCAGCGGCAGACGCAGCGGGGGCAGGAGGGCGCGGCGCAGATCGTCCATGCGCTCCGTAGCCTACCCCCCGGCGGCGGGCGGCCCACTGGCCACCTGACCAGGGGGGCGCGCCACGTGGCCGGTGGGCGGCGGGGTCAGCGCGGACGAGCATGCCCGCAGGTATGACCACTCCCCATTCCCGCCGGAGC is part of the Deinococcus metalli genome and encodes:
- a CDS encoding sensor histidine kinase, whose amino-acid sequence is MDDLRRALLPPLRLPLPDSTVWTVALLLLAAVLTVDMLTPASLVVGTLLSASVAFALLGASGRATWPLTGLAVLANVIAGLVNGTRDGWDTTDLANRAVSILAVLLVGWLTHRARQASERAAQLREDERQLTRERALRQLAQDMGGPLGLPEFVERAAHALQRLTGAQSVEVGALEKATLRAPHALVTAPGREPVTGRLGQRLPLEFLARPSGVSGGPDSDLWAADGGNVFLARLRRPDSGDLLILLTAPVTPPALTGEAAAALQPLLERTALLDELRSSRAQLAERGELLRDLVYAFSHDLRTPLMANGMNMHAALRGAYGPLPDAYRATLVNGIQSNETLLSLAEQLLLVAKYESGEDQDSPGEGGRVNLRDVVLGVVGDLRTRAEERQVTIETDLEGAGVAGRRHDLRRAAQNLVENAVKFSPPGGTVRVTVRADDEATLTVQDEGPGVPTSAQARLFQRFHAGGAGRGTGLGLYLTRKIAEAHGGAVRYDRTPQARSVFTLTLPLAPEAAHV